Proteins from a single region of Cytophagaceae bacterium:
- a CDS encoding cytochrome ubiquinol oxidase subunit I, with amino-acid sequence MNVEILARIQFAFTIAFHYIYPPLSIGIGLIMVIFEGLYLKTGKNEYEILTRFWLKIFAITFGIGVATGIIMEFEFGTNWAVYSRYVGDIFGSALAAEGLFAFGLESTFLGILIFGWNRVSHKVHFISTIGVFFGSMFSAVWIVVANSWQQTPAGYHIVGEGLNARAEVTDFWAMVFNPSSVDRIIHVWQGAFLAGAFMVMSVHAYYIRKGKYIELSKKAFKIALVVATVVSFTQLISGHSSADGVAVNQPAKLAAMEGHYKKSAPADLYLFGWVDKKKQEVKGLGVPGGLSFLVHQDFKAPITGLNAFPKEDQPSQVNAVFQFYHIMISIGMFLIAISFYACFLWWKGKLFETKWIMWIFSFSVFLPQIANQAGWFAAEMGRQPWIVYGHLRTSEGFSQEVSANQIVFSLILFLAVYSLLFLLFLYSLNKKIKHGPYDHEHQNQLETI; translated from the coding sequence ATGAACGTCGAAATATTAGCTCGAATTCAGTTTGCTTTCACCATTGCATTTCATTATATCTATCCTCCCTTAAGTATTGGTATCGGATTGATTATGGTAATTTTTGAAGGATTGTATTTAAAAACCGGCAAAAATGAATACGAAATTTTAACCCGATTTTGGTTGAAAATTTTTGCTATTACTTTCGGAATTGGAGTTGCTACCGGAATTATCATGGAATTTGAATTTGGTACCAATTGGGCAGTTTATTCGCGTTATGTTGGGGATATTTTTGGAAGTGCATTGGCGGCAGAGGGATTGTTTGCTTTTGGATTAGAAAGTACATTTCTAGGAATCTTAATCTTTGGTTGGAACAGAGTTTCACATAAAGTACATTTTATATCTACAATTGGTGTTTTCTTTGGTTCTATGTTTTCTGCGGTTTGGATTGTGGTGGCCAATAGTTGGCAACAAACTCCGGCTGGTTATCATATAGTTGGAGAAGGTTTGAATGCCCGAGCTGAAGTTACCGATTTTTGGGCAATGGTTTTTAATCCGTCCAGTGTGGATCGAATTATTCATGTGTGGCAAGGGGCATTTTTAGCAGGAGCTTTCATGGTTATGAGCGTTCATGCTTATTATATCAGAAAAGGAAAATATATAGAATTATCCAAGAAAGCATTTAAAATTGCTTTAGTGGTTGCCACAGTAGTTTCGTTTACACAATTGATTTCGGGTCATAGTTCAGCAGATGGCGTTGCAGTTAACCAACCGGCAAAATTGGCTGCTATGGAAGGACATTATAAAAAATCGGCACCAGCAGATTTGTATCTTTTTGGTTGGGTGGATAAGAAAAAACAAGAAGTAAAGGGCTTAGGTGTCCCCGGAGGATTGTCTTTTTTGGTTCATCAAGATTTTAAAGCACCTATTACAGGATTAAATGCATTCCCTAAAGAAGACCAACCCAGTCAGGTAAATGCAGTTTTTCAATTTTATCACATCATGATTTCAATTGGAATGTTTTTAATTGCAATATCTTTTTACGCTTGTTTTCTTTGGTGGAAAGGAAAATTGTTTGAAACCAAATGGATTATGTGGATTTTTTCTTTCTCGGTTTTTTTGCCTCAAATTGCCAATCAAGCGGGTTGGTTTGCTGCTGAAATGGGACGTCAACCCTGGATAGTTTATGGGCATTTGAGAACAAGTGAAGGTTTTTCACAAGAAGTTTCGGCCAATCAAATTGTGTTTTCATTGATTTTGTTTTTAGCGGTGTATTCGCTATTATTTCTCTTGTTTTTATATTCATTAAATAAGAAAATCAAACACGGTCCTTATGACCATGAGCACCAAAATCAATTAGAAACTATTTAA